One Bufo gargarizans isolate SCDJY-AF-19 chromosome 4, ASM1485885v1, whole genome shotgun sequence DNA window includes the following coding sequences:
- the TCF21 gene encoding transcription factor 21 — protein MSTGSLSDVEDFQEMEMLGCDALKLDSSKDFGISNDSNEESSTCDNGSPKKGRGTTGKRRKTPRKKSSLTGVNHEGKQVQRNAANARERARMRVLSKAFSRLKTTLPWVPPDTKLSKLDTLRLASSYIAHLRQVLANDKYENGYIHPVNLTWPFMVAGKPDSDLKEVVGTSRLCGPTAS, from the exons ATGTCTACTGGCTCTCTGAGTGATGTGGAGGACTTCCAAGAGATGGAAATGTTGGGCTGCGATGCCTTGAAACTGGATTCTAGCAAGGACTTTGGGATCTCAAATGACAGCAATGAGGAAAGCTCCACTTGTGACAATGGTTCTCCTAAGAAAGGCAGAGGAACTACTGGCAAGAGGAGGAAAACCCCACGCAAGAAGAGTTCTCTGACTGGGGTCAATCATGAGGGAAAGCAGGTCCAGAGGAATGCGGCTAATGCCAGGGAAAGGGCCAGGATGAGAGTGCTCAGTAAAGCCTTTTCCAGGTTGAAGACCACCTTACCCTGGGTGCCTCCAGACACTAAACTTTCCAAGCTAGATACCCTAAGGCTGGCATCAAGCTACATAGCTCATCTGAGGCAGGTCTTAGCCAATGACAAGTATGAGAATGGTTACATCCATCCTGTGAACCTG ACGTGGCCCTTCATGGTAGCTGGGAAGCCTGACAGTGACCTCAAGGAGGTGGTGGGGACAAGTCGCCTGTGTGGCCCCACGGCATCATGA